In Mercurialis annua linkage group LG5, ddMerAnnu1.2, whole genome shotgun sequence, a single genomic region encodes these proteins:
- the LOC126682914 gene encoding uncharacterized protein LOC126682914, with product MASLFPKSLPLHFISSSTHRNNPITTNNSHNQNLLLLQLQEWKIRSFTFNKLNHISFTPTSMQLKRSKTLICAVSQDAESSFKKTVEADRLIDTLKDASPGELQKLAVQNVLASDASFWIRLAARSDTCKSEDDKKDYEELAGSVMSIVDSLVHKTKQKIESATDVLKSVLRPAIDEKEEVTWPPRDPGVLKLMEKAVEDGDKPGLVAMLQKVLQLYASEVLSKRSYAKRGDEILKAEQFLETIIKGLDYPLHYSVLAKLFIFPNLNLFSLEIGNPFFPLIFLHVIYLASFIFVKLAAN from the exons ATGGCTTCACTATTTCCTAAATCTCTCCCCCTCCACTTCATTTCCTCATCTACTCACCGTAATAATCCTATTACTACTAATAATAGTCATAATCAG AATTTGCTGCTGCTCCAACTGCAAGAATGGAAAATCAGGTCCTTCACCTTTAACAAACTTAACCATATCAGCTTCACGCCCACGTCTATGCAATTAAAGAGGAG CAAAACTTTGATCTGTGCAGTCAGTCAAGACGCGGAGTCGTCATTTAAAAAGACTGTTGAAGCTGATAGGCTGATCGATACCCTTAAGGACGCGAGTCCAGGAGAA CTTCAGAAGCTTGCGGTCCAAAATGTCCTTGCTTCCGATGCTAGTTTTTGGATACGACTTGCAGCAAGATCTGATACCTGCAAATCAGAGGATGATAAA AAAGATTATGAGGAATTGGCTGGATCGGTAATGAGCATTGTGGATTCTCTTGTCCACAAGACTAAA CAAAAGATTGAGTCAGCTACTGACGTTCTTAAGTCAGTCTTAAGACCTGCTATTGATGAAAAGGAAGAGGTTACATGGCCTCCTAGAGATCCTGGGGTTCTCAAGCTAATGGAGAAG GCAGTAGAAGATGGGGATAAACCTGGACTCGTGGCAATGCTACAAAAGGTTTTACAACTCTATGCTTCTGAGGTTCTTTCAAAACGTAGTTATGCAAAGAGAG GAGATGAAATCTTGAAGGCCGAGCAGTTTCTTGAGACGATAATCAAAGGTTTAGACTATCCTTTACATTATTCTGTTTTAGCAAAGTTATTTATATTTCCGAACTTGAATTTATTCTCATTGGAAATTGGAAATCCTTTTTTTCCCTTAATTTTCTTACATGTAATCTACTTAGCTTCCTTCATATTTGTTAAACTTGCTGCAAACTGA
- the LOC126680663 gene encoding F-box protein At1g49360-like: MEKSKLVMGDCWKEVPVEIIWLIMEKLHSLDNIRLAAVCKEFRHAFTRLPAKLHHSKDAVPWLLIMNKPDLDFIRVSTLTTLKIRIAKKHQSNVPLCSSNGWLLAARDSNPGCYGYKSRMFLLNPFTKEKFRMPATLIYRFAISVANGKPQFVLAANLRRTDGISTVILRICRPGDTSWTTVARSSTGLFSTRIASLCVAGDKIYCVDERGWVKIYDMKSCEWKETAMAIPSYDRDNNTVTEIAEKDGELRRVDIYFKYLLKNTSKRKTNWDLTFYRLNEEKMEWELLSEGDIKDTSWFIGNPGCSYLGKGKPRIYFISSEGYLVVSDIYKPIQKDTHTRHLFTRRNNPIPHYPLDNNLFWFDMD; encoded by the coding sequence ATGGAAAAATCAAAACTCGTAATGGGTGATTGCTGGAAAGAAGTACCAGTTGAAATAATTTggttgattatggaaaaactaCACTCGCTAGATAATATTCGATTAGCCGCGGTTTGCAAGGAATTCCGACATGCTTTCACCAGGCTGCCCGCCAAGCTCCACCACTCTAAAGATGCAGTGCCCTGGCTTTTAATCATGAACAAACCcgatttggattttattcgagTCTCAACTCTAACCACGCTCAAGATCCGCATTGCTAAAAAACATCAGTCCAATGTTCCTTTATGCTCTAGCAATGGATGGTTACTGGCGGCCAGAGACTCTAATCCAGGATGTTATGGCTACAAATCCAGGATGTTTTTACTTAACCCGTTTACCAAGGAGAAATTCCGGATGCCCGCCACCCTTATTTACCGATTTGCTATCTCAGTTGCCAATGGCAAGCCACAATTTGTACTGGCTGCTAATCTGCGTCGAACCGATGGAATTAGTACAGTTATTCTGCGAATATGTCGCCCTGGAGATACTTCCTGGACAACTGTTGCCCGATCCAGTACCGGCCTCTTCAGTACAAGAATCGCGTCTTTGTGTGTTGCGGGAGACAAAATCTACTGCGTTGATGAAAGAGGATGGGTAAAAATATACGACATGAAAAGTTGTGAATGGAAAGAAACGGCCATGGCAATACCGTCATACGATCGGGACAACAACACTGTGACAGAAATCGCGGAAAAAGATGGCGAGCTACGTCGAGTGGACATCTACTTTAAGTATTTGCTCAAGAATACAAGCAAACGCAAGACGAATTGGGACTTGACGTTTTACAGACTAAACGAGGAGAAGATGGAGTGGGAGTTGTTGTCCGAAGGCGACATCAAGGATACATCATGGTTCATAGGAAATCCGGGCTGCTCCTATTTAGGTAAAGGGAAGCCGCGCATCTACTTCATCAGCAGCGAAGGCTATTTAGTTGTTTCCGATATTTATAAGCCGATTCAAAAGGATACCCATACTCGTCACTTGTTCACTCGCCGGAACAATCCTATCCCTCATTATCCGCTTGACAACAACCTCTTTTGGTTTGACATGGACTGA